TATCAACTGCTCGATTGCTTTTTTAATTATCTCTTCAGAAATCATGGATTAACTCCATTTTTTGTAACTGTTCAGACTATACATCAGAAGTGTAAAAAGGGGGATAAGAAAATAAGAAAAGATATGGTTATTATTCATTTTTAATTTATAATTTCCTTATCCCTTTTTCTTACACTACCTGACTGTTACAAATTATCTCGCATAATTTACTCCTAAAAGCCTTCAGCCTGCCAATGGCATGAGAGGCAGCAGCATTAGCTTGAGATATGGACTCATGGATTGATTTTGGGCAGTGAGCCAGACCACACAAAAAGATCCCATCTGTGGCAAAGTCAACCGGTCGCAGCTTAGCATGTGCCTCTAAGAAAAAGCCGTCTTGATTCAAGGGTACCTTCAACTGTTTGGCCAGAACCTTATTATCAGATTGCGGCACAATAGCCGGAGCAAGAACGATCATATCCGCAGCTAACACCACATTCACACCAAGTATCGGGTCAAATACCTCTACCTTTAATTTGTCTGACAAGTCAGACTTGTCAGAAAGACACTGTATTCATTCGGACAGCTAATTTTGCCAGGTCATAGACCCCGGAGAACTTTGCCCCTTCTACCAGGTCTTCTTCTTTAATTCCTCTAGCTTCCGCGCAAGGCTTACAAACCAGAATAGGTATCTTGAGAATCTGGCAAATCTCAAAGGCATCGCTAAACGCCGCCAAGCCCACACCTTGAATAGTCTCTTGTTGAGCAATCCCTTGTTTAGCGAAAATAGCCGCATCATTAGCCAGAAAGATAGTTACCGTATCTTTATTCTCTTTTGCCGCCTTGGCGGTTAAGAAAGCCAGGGATGCCCGATTGGGATCATCTAATCCACAGGTACACAAAACTAAAAGTTCTGCCATTAAAACACCTCCGAACTCCTGGAATTAATTCTTTAGAATTTCATTCGTTGCAATGAAAGGCTAACGCCTGAACTCCAATTAAACTCCGAATAAGGATTTACCCTCTTTGAGCATAGATACCTTTTTGCCTCTGGGACTGCAACGATTGGTGAGGATAGGGTCCCCCGGCAACTTACAGGTAAGAAGTTGATTCCAGTATGCCCATCTGAAGCCAAGTTTACCCTGATGATTTATCCTGGTTTCTTTTAGCAGAGAAAATGGTCCAATCACAGGGAATGGAAATTTACCCGGCACCGGTTCTACCTTGTAATTAAAATCAATAAGCAATGCCTTGTTAAACCCGGATTCAATAAAGCAATTGGAATGTCCATCAAATTTTGCCGTTGGCTCTTTACCCTCTATTTCACTTAAAAGATTCTCAGTCATTACCTCAGATTCAAAATGAGCCACAGAGCCGGCTTTTGATGTAGGCAGGTCCGTGCCGTCACCAATAGAATAGATATTGTCGTGGCCAATAGCCTTCAGGGTCTGCTTATCGGTCCGAATATATCCTGCACCATTACCTAACCCGGAGTTCTCAATTACCTCGGCACCCTCAGTAGGTGGAATAGCCACCAAAAGGTCATAATCCACTTCCTGTTTAGTATAAGATTTGATTTTTTTATTCACAAAATCAACCTCACCAAGGTTAAAGTCCGGGGTTATCTTAATTTCCTTCTTTTTAGCTATTTCACTAAAAACACTACTGGCTATTGGTTTTGTGAATGCCCCTGCAAGAGGGGTAACAAGCTCTATCTCTACCTTATGACGAATACCCCTTTTATGAAAATAATAATCAGCGAGAAAAACAAATTCTATCGGTGCTACCGGACATTTAATAGGATACTCAGCGATATTGAAGACCAATTTACCTTTTTCAAATCGTTCCAGTGCCCGTTGAATTTTTATAGCACCTTTAGGGGTGTAGAAATCAAATACATTTTTCTCATACCCATCCATCATCCCATCTATCTGTTCAGGGATAATCCTGCAACCCAGTGAGCTAACCAGCCAATCATATTGAAAGTCACCTGCTTTAGTCTTGACTTGTTTGTTTTGGTGAGCTATCTCTGTTATCTCTGAATTAACAAAATCTACACCTTTTGGAAGTAGTGTCCTTATCGGTCTGGAGATATCCGGTAGTTCCTTGTATCCACGAAACTTGAATGGAAGAAACAAAAGACCCGGCTGATAATAATGCAACGAATTCTTGTCTATAACTGTAATTTCCCATTCCTGTGGACTTAATTTCTTGCGGAGATGATGAGCAGACATCACTCCTCCTGTTCCTGCACCTAAGATAACTATCTTCTTCATTTATACTACCTCCTTTAACAATTGATAATTACTACTTACTACCCACACCTGCTCCCTGAACCCTTAAGGCTCTTCCGGAATATAGTGGGTAGATAAAAGATATAGACAAATTGCATCTGGATGAGATAAAATAACACTCCTAAATCATCACAAAGAAAGGAGTGATACCCGCCAGCAATTCTAATTATGACTCGCTAATAATGGTTAGGCAAAGTAACAATCTTGAACAGTGGGTTAAGTGCACTCCGCGCCACATTATTAATTTTATTGTGGCGGCAGTTGACCCGAAGAAAGACGAAACGATTTGTGATCCTGCTTGCAGAACGGCTGGATTTTTGATTTCCGCTTATAAACATATTCTCAAACAATATGAAATCCCCCTTAATCCCCCTTTTGATAAAGGGGGAAAGTAGCAAAGCTGCAGGGGGATTTAAATCGCTTACTTGTTTATTTATTCCTTACCTGATTGGAGTGATAAGTATCTTGTTTTTGGCACTGGACTAGAATCTGTTTTGTAAATTTTCATAATTAGAATTGCTGAGTGATACCCACCAGATACAAGAAAGAAATTATCTCACAGAACTTTTAGGGTTGCAATGATTTTTTGTAACAATAGGATATTTTTATTTTGGCTTGTCAGGATTATATTTTAGATCTATTTACATTACAAATTTTGAGAGAAACAATGATTTATGGACAAGATAAAAAAATTCTTTAGCTCAATCAAAGTAACGATAGCATTATTAATCATATTGACCCTATCTTCCATTATTGGAACTATTATTCCTCAAAATGGCGAGGAGCAAGCCTATATAAATAAATACGGAGAAAGTCTGTCTTACGTCTTCACTCTGCTCTCTATCACCGATCTTTACCATTCCTGGTGGTTTATAGGGATTTTAGCCTTACTGAACCTGAATATTATTGTTTGCACACTCCATAGGCTACCTTCTGTTTTTAAGCTAATCAATCGGCCTAAAAAAGAGATAGATACCCAGTACATTTCAAGCCTGCCATTAAATAGTAGGAACTTCTACCCTCTAGATATAGTTGATGCTCGTAATTTTCTGACAGACAGACTTCGTAAAAAAAATTATCATCTGTCAGTGATTAGCCAGAAACCAACAGAAATAACCCTTTTTGCAGAAAAAGGAAGATTTGGCAGAATGGGTTCATTTATAATCCATTCAGGCATTTTCATCATTCTGTCAGGTGGTGTAATTGGGGGCTTGTTTGGGTTTAAGGAGTATCTAGAGATAAATGAGAAAGAGATAGTTACTGTTCCTCATACTGATTTTCGCTTGCGGGTTGATGATTTTAATGTTGAATTTTACCCTGCCTCTAAAATGCCTAAAGATTATAAGAGCACCTTAACCATTATAGATGAAGGTAAAGATATACTGACAAAGACCATAGAGGTGAATCATCCACTGGTTTATAAGGGGGTGTGGTTTTATCAGGCAAGCTATGGTGTGGGTGAGGTGAAGGGGATAAATATAAACGTGCAAAAGAGCAATAATGATAAGGGGCAAGATTTCACGGTCAAAACAGGGGAGAGCATTATCATTCCGCAAACTAATTTCTCTTTTAAAATGGCACAATTCTTGCCGGATTTTATTATGGAGAGGACTAAAATATATTCTATTTCAAAAGAACTTAATAACCCAGCAGCTAAACTTAATGTGTATAA
This region of bacterium genomic DNA includes:
- a CDS encoding NAD(P)/FAD-dependent oxidoreductase, yielding MKKIVILGAGTGGVMSAHHLRKKLSPQEWEITVIDKNSLHYYQPGLLFLPFKFRGYKELPDISRPIRTLLPKGVDFVNSEITEIAHQNKQVKTKAGDFQYDWLVSSLGCRIIPEQIDGMMDGYEKNVFDFYTPKGAIKIQRALERFEKGKLVFNIAEYPIKCPVAPIEFVFLADYYFHKRGIRHKVEIELVTPLAGAFTKPIASSVFSEIAKKKEIKITPDFNLGEVDFVNKKIKSYTKQEVDYDLLVAIPPTEGAEVIENSGLGNGAGYIRTDKQTLKAIGHDNIYSIGDGTDLPTSKAGSVAHFESEVMTENLLSEIEGKEPTAKFDGHSNCFIESGFNKALLIDFNYKVEPVPGKFPFPVIGPFSLLKETRINHQGKLGFRWAYWNQLLTCKLPGDPILTNRCSPRGKKVSMLKEGKSLFGV
- a CDS encoding DsrE family protein, with amino-acid sequence MAELLVLCTCGLDDPNRASLAFLTAKAAKENKDTVTIFLANDAAIFAKQGIAQQETIQGVGLAAFSDAFEICQILKIPILVCKPCAEARGIKEEDLVEGAKFSGVYDLAKLAVRMNTVSF
- a CDS encoding N-6 DNA methylase, encoding MVRQSNNLEQWVKCTPRHIINFIVAAVDPKKDETICDPACRTAGFLISAYKHILKQYEIPLNPPFDKGGK
- a CDS encoding cytochrome c biogenesis protein ResB: MDKIKKFFSSIKVTIALLIILTLSSIIGTIIPQNGEEQAYINKYGESLSYVFTLLSITDLYHSWWFIGILALLNLNIIVCTLHRLPSVFKLINRPKKEIDTQYISSLPLNSRNFYPLDIVDARNFLTDRLRKKNYHLSVISQKPTEITLFAEKGRFGRMGSFIIHSGIFIILSGGVIGGLFGFKEYLEINEKEIVTVPHTDFRLRVDDFNVEFYPASKMPKDYKSTLTIIDEGKDILTKTIEVNHPLVYKGVWFYQASYGVGEVKGININVQKSNNDKGQDFTVKTGESIIIPQTNFSFKMAQFLPDFIMERTKIYSISKELNNPAAKLNVYKEGKFIFTQWVFYNFPDFHPLKVDTELKFKLVGFDAPQYTGLKIVKDPGVPIVWTGCGLLIIGLILSFFVFHRRLWIILTKKDKDTTALIGGTTNKNRFDFEQEFGELVEGGKNG